The proteins below are encoded in one region of Betaproteobacteria bacterium:
- a CDS encoding DUF805 domain-containing protein — protein MTFGESIQTCFSKYADFTGRASRSEYWWWFLFELLATMATSVVNDKVSALFSIAVVLPSLAVGARRLHDIDKSGWFQLLFFIPVIGWIILIYWAAQEGKEPNRF, from the coding sequence ATGACATTCGGTGAATCGATTCAAACATGCTTCTCCAAGTATGCCGATTTCACAGGACGCGCTTCACGTTCGGAATACTGGTGGTGGTTCCTGTTTGAGTTATTGGCAACAATGGCCACAAGTGTCGTTAACGATAAGGTTTCTGCACTTTTCTCCATTGCGGTGGTGTTACCTAGTTTGGCTGTGGGTGCTCGGCGGCTACATGACATCGATAAAAGTGGGTGGTTTCAACTGCTGTTTTTTATCCCTGTCATCGGCTGGATCATTTTGATTTACTGGGCAGCTCAAGAAGGCAAGGAGCCAAATCGATTTTGA
- a CDS encoding acetyl-CoA carboxylase carboxyltransferase subunit alpha has product MKTSFLDFEQSIADLEAKIEELRFVQDDSAVDISEEIERLEKKSGQLTKDIYAKLTPWQISQVARHPQRPYTLDYLSLIFTDFEELHGDRAFADDHAIVGGLARFNGQSVMVIGHQKGRDTKEKIYRNFGMPRPEGYRKALRLMKLAEKFDIPVMTFVDTPGAYPGIDAEERGQSEAIGRNLYVMAELKVPVIVTIIGEGGSGGALAIAVGDTVQMLQYSTYSVISPEGCASILWKSADKAPEAAETMGITAQRLKTLGLIDKIVSEPLGGAHRDHAAMAQNLKKVLQDALKQLSGQSTADLLATRYERLMSYGRYKEQPVS; this is encoded by the coding sequence ATGAAAACAAGTTTCCTCGACTTCGAACAATCCATCGCCGACCTTGAAGCCAAGATCGAAGAACTGCGTTTTGTGCAGGATGATTCTGCAGTAGATATCTCGGAAGAGATCGAGCGGCTGGAGAAGAAGAGTGGCCAGCTGACCAAGGACATCTACGCCAAACTGACCCCCTGGCAAATATCGCAGGTGGCGCGCCACCCGCAGCGTCCCTATACGCTGGACTATCTGTCGCTGATCTTCACTGATTTTGAGGAATTGCATGGTGATCGTGCTTTTGCCGATGATCATGCCATTGTCGGCGGTCTGGCACGGTTCAATGGTCAATCGGTCATGGTGATTGGCCATCAGAAAGGTCGCGATACCAAGGAAAAGATCTACCGAAATTTCGGCATGCCTCGCCCTGAAGGCTACCGCAAGGCTTTGCGACTTATGAAGCTGGCCGAAAAATTCGACATCCCTGTGATGACTTTCGTTGATACCCCTGGTGCCTATCCCGGCATCGATGCCGAGGAGCGGGGGCAGTCCGAGGCTATCGGCCGCAACCTGTATGTGATGGCAGAGCTGAAAGTCCCGGTGATCGTTACCATCATCGGTGAAGGTGGCTCTGGCGGCGCGCTGGCCATTGCTGTCGGCGATACGGTGCAAATGCTGCAGTACTCAACCTATTCCGTTATTTCTCCCGAGGGGTGTGCTTCAATTCTCTGGAAGAGTGCTGACAAGGCGCCGGAGGCCGCGGAAACCATGGGTATTACAGCGCAACGGCTTAAGACACTCGGCTTGATTGACAAGATTGTCAGCGAACCCTTGGGTGGTGCGCATCGAGACCATGCCGCCATGGCACAAAATCTCAAAAAGGTCTTGCAGGATGCGCTGAAGCAGCTTTCTGGTCAGTCGACTGCCGATCTTTTGGCGACCCGCTATGAACGGCTGATGAGCTATGGCCGTTACAAGGAACAGCCTGTCAGCTAA
- a CDS encoding RES family NAD+ phosphorylase, with the protein MIDTSDLKFIRAIKALIRYHYSEWEYHGRLGGESFQHLLSIENPIIRLNPKLDEIEYEEFLLSFLQALNSDDQISLFTAYGRDIYNHTPFQAVSRGESTSLANIESKLRTNNYFVVEAEHKNDFEALRSYVTRTITAGTTLYRARIGAEKRAVNFSNFPSDPTYFYTPHEGSAIGAPPIQFATAGRANRPGVSFLYLATDPDTAMAEVRPHPGDLVSVGGFTLTDNQVIADLSSHNLELFYESDHGLDLLELAIAAENSLAMKAPPSNRHIYSLTQFLSEIFRAIGFDGIGFRSTVGTGTNIVLFKSDSAYWVEDSSQVFYVDQVIYRNSPQKLFDPETEYDSVANG; encoded by the coding sequence GTGATCGATACCAGCGATCTAAAATTCATTCGTGCAATCAAGGCGTTGATTCGTTATCACTACTCAGAGTGGGAGTACCACGGCAGACTCGGCGGCGAGAGTTTTCAACATCTTCTCTCAATTGAAAACCCCATCATTCGCCTGAATCCTAAACTCGATGAGATTGAGTACGAAGAGTTTTTGCTTTCTTTTTTACAGGCGCTCAACTCCGACGATCAAATTTCTCTCTTCACTGCGTATGGTCGTGACATCTACAACCACACACCTTTTCAAGCTGTTTCACGGGGCGAGTCGACTTCGCTTGCCAATATCGAGAGCAAGCTGAGGACAAATAACTACTTTGTTGTAGAGGCAGAACACAAGAACGACTTCGAGGCTCTTCGCTCCTACGTAACTCGTACGATAACTGCCGGTACGACTCTGTATAGAGCGCGAATAGGTGCGGAAAAGCGTGCCGTAAATTTCTCGAATTTCCCCTCAGACCCTACATATTTCTATACACCGCACGAGGGTTCTGCAATTGGTGCGCCTCCTATCCAGTTTGCAACAGCAGGGCGGGCAAATCGACCTGGTGTTTCGTTCCTATACTTGGCGACCGATCCCGATACAGCCATGGCTGAAGTTCGCCCTCATCCAGGCGATCTTGTCTCAGTTGGCGGCTTTACACTAACTGACAATCAAGTAATAGCTGATCTATCTAGCCACAACCTTGAGCTATTCTACGAATCGGATCATGGGTTGGATCTACTTGAACTCGCTATCGCTGCAGAGAACTCTTTGGCCATGAAAGCACCTCCAAGCAATAGGCATATTTATAGCCTAACCCAGTTCCTATCAGAGATCTTTCGAGCAATCGGCTTCGATGGGATTGGCTTCAGAAGTACCGTTGGCACCGGTACAAACATAGTCCTCTTTAAATCAGACTCCGCCTATTGGGTTGAGGACTCCAGCCAAGTCTTTTACGTCGACCAAGTTATCTATCGAAACTCACCACAAAAGCTATTTGACCCAGAGACCGAATATGATTCGGTCGCAAATGGCTGA
- the rlmD gene encoding 23S rRNA (uracil(1939)-C(5))-methyltransferase RlmD, producing the protein MPVGIIESLDHEARGITRLDGKAIFVDGALPGETVEYASFRRKSKFELAHLVRVIKSSNARIEPRCPHFGVCGGCAMQHMDPSAQVAAKQRVLEDSLWHIGRLRPETILPPIQGEAWGYRHRARLAVRRVAKSGGMLIGFHEWRSSYIADIRSCVILPSHVSALLLPMRELFEALSIAEHIRDVEVAVGERCSALLLRILAPLTKADERLLRDFAERHDIIFYLQPKGPDTVYRFHPQPGPRLSYTLPEFGLELDFKPTDFTQVNHSVNRVLVRRALRLLDPQPGERVADMFCGLGNFTLPIARSGATVIGLEGSAGLVKRGYESALANGLQDRVEFGVANLFECTEQSLARLGRFDKMLIDPPREGAIELVSALGSDAPSRIVYVSCNPGTLARDAAVLVAEKGYRFVSAGAVNMFPHTAHVESIALFERP; encoded by the coding sequence GTGCCCGTCGGGATCATAGAATCGTTGGACCATGAGGCGCGGGGAATTACCCGTCTGGATGGTAAGGCCATTTTTGTTGATGGTGCCTTGCCTGGTGAAACCGTCGAGTACGCTAGTTTTCGGAGAAAGTCGAAGTTTGAACTGGCGCATTTGGTGAGGGTAATCAAATCATCGAATGCTCGTATCGAACCTCGTTGCCCGCATTTTGGCGTATGTGGTGGCTGCGCTATGCAACACATGGACCCGTCGGCGCAGGTTGCTGCCAAGCAACGCGTGCTTGAGGATAGTCTTTGGCACATTGGCCGCCTTCGTCCGGAAACGATCTTGCCGCCGATTCAGGGGGAGGCTTGGGGGTATCGCCACCGAGCACGCCTTGCCGTTCGCCGTGTCGCTAAAAGCGGGGGCATGCTGATTGGCTTTCATGAGTGGCGCAGCAGCTACATCGCGGATATTCGGAGTTGTGTCATTTTGCCGTCTCATGTCTCGGCGTTGTTGTTGCCGATGCGTGAACTTTTTGAGGCTTTATCGATAGCCGAGCATATTCGAGACGTTGAAGTTGCTGTAGGTGAGCGTTGCTCAGCACTACTTTTGCGCATTCTTGCGCCGCTGACCAAGGCCGATGAGCGATTACTCCGCGATTTTGCTGAACGTCACGACATTATTTTTTACCTTCAACCTAAAGGGCCGGATACCGTTTATCGCTTCCATCCACAGCCTGGTCCGCGTTTGTCGTATACGCTGCCGGAGTTTGGTCTCGAGCTGGATTTCAAGCCCACCGATTTCACGCAAGTTAATCATTCGGTGAATCGTGTGCTAGTTCGTCGAGCCTTGCGTCTTCTCGATCCTCAGCCGGGTGAGCGGGTTGCCGACATGTTTTGCGGGCTGGGAAATTTCACGTTGCCCATCGCCAGATCCGGGGCAACGGTGATTGGTTTGGAAGGTAGCGCTGGCTTGGTCAAGCGCGGATATGAAAGTGCATTGGCAAACGGGCTGCAGGACCGGGTTGAATTCGGCGTTGCCAATTTGTTCGAATGTACCGAGCAGTCGCTTGCCCGCCTTGGTCGCTTCGACAAGATGCTGATCGACCCGCCGCGTGAGGGGGCAATTGAGTTGGTCAGTGCGCTCGGTAGCGATGCGCCAAGCCGTATTGTCTATGTGTCGTGCAATCCTGGAACGCTGGCTCGCGATGCGGCAGTATTGGTTGCCGAGAAAGGGTATCGCTTTGTATCAGCAGGAGCCGTCAATATGTTCCCGCACACCGCGCACGTGGAGTCGATTGCTCTGTTTGAACGGCCATGA
- the bamC gene encoding outer membrane protein assembly factor BamC, with protein MNSRLSGLAISLLAIALAGCSVLPDSRKIEYKSAGKVPSLDIPPDLSQITRDDRYVVPDAAGKGSATFSAYSADRTPQAQAQNSVVLPQVDKVRVERSGNQRWLVVAAPPDKLWDTVKDFWQETGFIISLERPEAGVMETDWAENRAKIGDDIIRNTLGKFLDSLYSTGERDKFRTRFEQGVTPGTTDIFISHRAMEEVYTSSAKDDTRWQPRAADPELEAEMLRRLMVRLGSDEKRAEASVASAKADPRAKLAKADDGTGTLEVLERFDRAWRRVGLALDRVGFTVEDRDRSRGLYFVRYVDPEVDNRKKDEGLLSKLAFWKSAEPPASSKTQYRIHVSDAGEQSVVQVLSNEGGTDKSETAKRILGLLLQQLQ; from the coding sequence ATGAACTCTCGGCTTTCCGGCCTAGCTATATCCTTGCTCGCCATTGCTTTGGCTGGCTGCAGCGTTCTTCCTGACTCCCGCAAGATTGAATACAAGTCTGCAGGCAAGGTGCCTTCGCTCGATATCCCGCCCGACCTGTCGCAAATTACCCGCGATGATCGTTACGTGGTTCCTGACGCTGCAGGCAAGGGCAGCGCGACATTCTCCGCTTATAGCGCCGATCGGACGCCGCAAGCACAGGCGCAAAACTCCGTGGTTTTGCCGCAGGTGGACAAGGTAAGGGTTGAGCGTTCGGGTAATCAGCGTTGGTTGGTGGTCGCCGCGCCTCCCGACAAGTTGTGGGATACCGTCAAGGATTTCTGGCAGGAAACGGGTTTTATCATCTCGCTTGAGCGTCCCGAGGCTGGTGTAATGGAAACCGATTGGGCCGAAAATCGCGCCAAGATCGGTGACGATATTATCCGGAATACGCTCGGTAAATTCCTTGATTCCTTGTACTCAACGGGCGAGCGCGACAAATTCCGTACGCGTTTCGAGCAGGGAGTAACTCCGGGAACGACTGATATTTTTATCAGCCATCGGGCGATGGAGGAGGTTTATACCTCCTCAGCCAAGGATGATACTCGCTGGCAGCCGCGTGCTGCCGACCCGGAACTGGAAGCAGAGATGCTGCGTCGCCTGATGGTAAGGCTTGGTTCTGACGAGAAGCGGGCAGAGGCTTCCGTTGCGTCTGCCAAAGCAGATCCGCGTGCCAAGTTGGCCAAGGCGGATGATGGTACGGGAACGCTGGAGGTTCTGGAGCGTTTCGACCGAGCATGGCGTCGCGTTGGTTTGGCCTTGGACCGTGTTGGTTTCACGGTCGAGGATCGTGATCGTTCGCGCGGTTTGTACTTCGTTCGGTATGTCGATCCTGAGGTGGATAATCGCAAGAAGGACGAGGGCTTGCTGTCCAAGCTGGCATTCTGGAAGAGTGCTGAGCCACCTGCCAGTTCAAAGACCCAGTACCGTATCCATGTCAGTGATGCGGGTGAGCAGAGCGTTGTGCAGGTCCTTTCCAACGAAGGCGGTACCGACAAGTCTGAAACCGCCAAGAGGATTCTTGGATTGCTCCTTCAGCAGTTGCAGTGA
- the tilS gene encoding tRNA lysidine(34) synthetase TilS, which yields MAVTRNSLSANLPDRVGDFLATRLLPGERLWVGLSGGCDSVVLLHALSTLGLGDRASAMHVHHDLSPNADAWGEFCLAYCKRLGIPLVISYVKVMLAAGQGLEAAARKARYAAFAECPGDSLLLAQHRGDQAETLLLNLLRGAGVTGAAAMPAERKLGKLRLLRPLLDVSRVEIEAYALENGLDWVDDESNADISLTRNYLRHEVLPAMTRRFPAAEAALAQATVNFSEASGLLDELAAFDWSQVAEGSAARLAGLRELSLPRTKNLLRYRLRILGWQVPVATRLDEFVRQLQSAGPDRHPELVLPDGKLRAARGLLHWLS from the coding sequence ATGGCCGTTACAAGGAACAGCCTGTCAGCTAATCTGCCGGATCGGGTCGGCGATTTTCTCGCTACCCGTCTGCTTCCCGGCGAGCGCCTTTGGGTTGGCTTGTCTGGCGGATGTGACTCGGTTGTTCTGCTCCATGCGTTGAGCACGCTCGGTCTTGGCGATCGTGCCAGTGCCATGCATGTTCATCATGACCTCTCGCCCAATGCCGATGCATGGGGAGAGTTTTGCTTGGCCTATTGCAAAAGGCTTGGCATTCCTCTGGTTATAAGCTATGTAAAGGTAATGCTCGCGGCCGGGCAAGGGCTTGAAGCGGCCGCCCGCAAGGCGCGTTATGCAGCATTTGCCGAATGTCCTGGGGACTCCCTGTTGCTGGCTCAGCACCGGGGTGACCAAGCCGAAACACTGTTGCTCAACCTGCTTCGGGGGGCGGGGGTGACAGGTGCTGCCGCCATGCCGGCAGAGCGCAAGCTTGGCAAACTTCGCTTGTTACGGCCACTGTTAGATGTTTCACGAGTTGAAATTGAAGCCTACGCACTCGAGAATGGCTTGGACTGGGTAGACGACGAGAGCAATGCAGATATCTCTCTGACCCGAAACTATCTACGTCATGAGGTTTTGCCGGCAATGACCAGGAGGTTCCCGGCAGCAGAGGCCGCGCTGGCTCAGGCGACCGTCAACTTTTCGGAAGCCTCTGGTTTGCTCGATGAGCTTGCCGCGTTTGACTGGAGTCAAGTCGCTGAAGGTAGTGCAGCGCGCTTGGCTGGTCTACGAGAGTTGTCGTTGCCACGCACGAAGAACTTGCTGCGCTATCGATTGCGTATTCTCGGATGGCAAGTGCCGGTGGCGACTCGTCTCGACGAGTTCGTCCGTCAATTGCAGTCGGCCGGCCCTGATCGCCATCCGGAGCTTGTCTTGCCGGATGGGAAGCTGCGTGCAGCGCGCGGCTTGCTGCATTGGTTGTCGTAA
- a CDS encoding 4-hydroxy-tetrahydrodipicolinate synthase: MITGSIVAIVTPMHEDGSLDLNSLRNLVDFHVREGTDAIVVVGTTGESPTVNVEEHCELIKTTVTHAAGRIPIIAGTGANSTTEAIELTEFARKAGADMALSVVPYYNKPTQEGLYRHFKTIAEAVELPVLLYNVPGRTVADMSNDTILRLAEVPGIVGVKDATGNLDRACDLIARAPNGFALYTGDDMTAVASISLGFHGDISVTANVAPRLMHEMCVAASAGNIARAREIHFRLLGLHRDLFCEANPIPVKWAVHKMGLMPNGIRLPLTTLSEGNQTRVLAAMHQAGVIA; encoded by the coding sequence ATGATTACTGGATCCATTGTCGCCATCGTTACGCCCATGCATGAAGATGGCAGCCTCGATTTGAACTCCCTGCGCAATCTGGTTGATTTTCATGTCCGCGAAGGAACTGACGCCATCGTTGTCGTGGGTACAACAGGCGAATCACCGACGGTTAACGTCGAAGAGCATTGTGAGTTGATCAAGACGACTGTCACCCATGCTGCCGGCCGTATTCCGATCATCGCTGGCACCGGTGCCAACTCGACGACAGAAGCCATTGAGTTGACCGAGTTTGCCCGGAAGGCGGGTGCTGATATGGCGCTTTCCGTTGTGCCCTATTACAACAAGCCGACTCAGGAAGGTCTTTATCGTCATTTCAAGACGATCGCTGAGGCGGTCGAATTGCCGGTACTGCTCTATAACGTACCGGGCCGCACCGTGGCAGACATGTCGAACGACACCATTCTGCGCCTGGCCGAAGTGCCGGGTATCGTGGGGGTCAAGGATGCGACCGGCAACCTTGATCGAGCCTGCGACCTTATTGCGCGTGCCCCGAATGGGTTTGCGTTGTACACCGGCGATGACATGACTGCTGTTGCTTCGATCAGCCTTGGATTTCACGGTGATATTTCAGTGACCGCCAACGTTGCGCCGCGCCTGATGCATGAGATGTGCGTTGCAGCCTCCGCCGGCAATATTGCCAGGGCTCGCGAAATTCACTTCAGGTTGTTGGGTTTGCATCGCGATTTGTTCTGCGAAGCCAATCCGATTCCAGTGAAGTGGGCGGTTCACAAGATGGGCCTGATGCCCAATGGCATCCGCCTTCCGCTCACCACCTTGTCCGAGGGTAACCAGACCCGCGTTCTGGCCGCTATGCACCAGGCTGGCGTTATTGCCTGA
- a CDS encoding Bax inhibitor-1/YccA family protein, translating into MNTNFEIANQGSSGLALQQNRVLRNTYMLLALSMVPTVMGALLGIQMEFSFMAGSPLMSFLLFMGVAMGFMWGIEKNKDSGLGVALLLGFTFFMGLMLSRILQVALGFSNGGSMIAMAAGGTGAVFFVMSTVAAVSKRDFTGMGKFLFIGMIVVLLAGVANIFFQIPALSLTVAVAVVGIFSAYILYDISRIVQGGETNYVSATLAVYLDVYNVFVSLLQLIMAFTGERD; encoded by the coding sequence ATGAACACTAATTTCGAGATCGCCAATCAGGGCTCATCCGGACTCGCACTTCAACAAAATCGCGTCCTTCGTAATACTTACATGCTGCTCGCACTTTCCATGGTGCCGACAGTCATGGGCGCTCTACTCGGCATTCAGATGGAATTCAGTTTCATGGCCGGTAGTCCGCTAATGTCCTTCCTGCTCTTCATGGGTGTTGCCATGGGCTTCATGTGGGGCATTGAGAAGAACAAGGACAGCGGTTTGGGCGTGGCACTCTTGCTCGGCTTTACCTTCTTCATGGGCCTGATGCTGTCGCGCATCCTGCAGGTCGCACTGGGTTTCTCCAATGGCGGCTCAATGATCGCCATGGCCGCAGGCGGTACTGGTGCTGTCTTCTTTGTGATGTCCACCGTTGCCGCTGTCAGCAAGCGTGATTTCACCGGGATGGGCAAGTTCCTGTTCATCGGTATGATCGTCGTGCTGCTGGCCGGCGTCGCCAATATCTTCTTCCAGATTCCTGCACTGTCACTGACCGTTGCCGTCGCTGTCGTCGGCATCTTTTCGGCCTATATCCTGTATGACATCAGCCGCATCGTTCAAGGAGGCGAAACCAATTACGTCAGCGCAACCCTTGCGGTCTATCTCGACGTTTACAACGTATTCGTCAGCTTGCTGCAACTGATCATGGCCTTTACCGGCGAACGCGACTAA
- a CDS encoding tyrosine-type recombinase/integrase, whose protein sequence is MARQIGKLTALQVTKLSKPGLYGDGGGLTLQITKTGAKSWLFRFMREGKPYGMGLGPTHTISLMEARQKALEARKLLVDGINPLTAKKQSRIAAALENAKMMTFDQCAEAYIAAHRASWKNAKHVDQWTNTLATYASPVFGHLPVATIDTGLVVRCLAPIWENKTETASRLRGRIESVLGWATTSGYRTGENPARWKGHLDNLLATISKSSRTKHHPSLPWQNIGKFMVALRAREGSAAKAVEFAVLTACRSGEVRGAQWSEFDLAERIWTIPAARMKARREHQVPLSDAALKLLELIPKENDLVFAGRKKQVLSDMSLTAVIRRMNGEVKPIWVAATGEGITVHGFRSTFRMWVAETTAFPREVAEHALAHQLPDLVERA, encoded by the coding sequence ATGGCACGGCAGATTGGAAAACTAACCGCACTTCAGGTCACAAAGCTGAGCAAGCCGGGATTGTACGGTGATGGTGGCGGCTTGACACTCCAGATCACCAAGACCGGTGCCAAGAGCTGGCTCTTTCGATTCATGCGTGAGGGCAAGCCCTATGGAATGGGCTTAGGCCCCACACACACCATCAGTTTAATGGAAGCTCGCCAGAAGGCTCTGGAAGCCAGGAAGCTTCTGGTTGATGGGATCAATCCACTGACGGCCAAGAAGCAGAGTCGCATTGCCGCTGCCTTAGAAAACGCCAAGATGATGACGTTCGACCAATGCGCTGAAGCCTATATTGCCGCGCATCGAGCCAGCTGGAAAAATGCAAAGCACGTGGATCAATGGACAAACACATTGGCCACTTATGCAAGCCCTGTCTTTGGTCACTTGCCAGTCGCGACGATCGATACCGGACTGGTCGTCAGATGCCTTGCACCAATTTGGGAAAACAAAACCGAAACCGCATCAAGATTGCGTGGTCGCATCGAATCGGTCTTGGGATGGGCCACAACCAGCGGATATCGTACTGGTGAAAATCCAGCTCGCTGGAAAGGCCATCTGGATAACCTACTCGCTACGATTAGCAAATCCAGCAGGACTAAGCACCACCCATCGCTCCCATGGCAGAACATTGGCAAATTCATGGTTGCACTCAGAGCCCGAGAAGGTAGCGCTGCAAAAGCCGTCGAGTTCGCAGTATTAACCGCGTGCCGATCAGGCGAAGTACGTGGCGCACAATGGTCTGAATTTGATTTGGCCGAACGTATCTGGACTATTCCTGCTGCACGTATGAAGGCACGTCGAGAGCATCAGGTTCCCTTGTCAGACGCAGCATTAAAATTACTGGAATTAATCCCAAAAGAAAATGATCTCGTTTTCGCTGGCAGAAAAAAACAGGTACTTTCAGATATGTCACTGACAGCGGTAATTCGACGGATGAACGGCGAAGTCAAGCCGATCTGGGTAGCAGCAACAGGCGAAGGCATTACCGTACATGGATTCCGATCCACTTTCCGGATGTGGGTTGCTGAAACAACAGCTTTCCCAAGAGAAGTCGCGGAACACGCTCTGGCTCATCAATTGCCGGATCTTGTAGAGCGAGCCTAA
- a CDS encoding MBL fold metallo-hydrolase has protein sequence MRFASLGSGSAGNALLVEHEATCLMLDCGFGLRDTVTRLLRLGRAPSDLAGILVTHEHGDHVNGVFRLARKFGLPVWMTHGTWTACREVDTELDLRIIDSHRSFSIGQLEIQPFPVPHDAREPVQFVFSIGKTRLGVLTDIGEPTLHVCEMLSGCAGLVLEFNHDAGMLERSSYPLSLKRRVSGRYGHLENSAAAALLGRIDCSSLQHLVAAHLSARNNLPELAIAAVARALGCPDDWVGVASPDIGFDWRWVA, from the coding sequence ATTCGTTTTGCCTCGCTCGGTAGCGGCAGTGCGGGTAACGCACTGCTCGTCGAGCACGAGGCAACCTGCCTGATGCTGGATTGTGGCTTCGGGTTACGTGATACCGTAACCCGCTTGTTGCGCCTTGGACGCGCACCATCCGATCTTGCCGGCATTCTGGTCACGCATGAGCATGGCGACCACGTAAATGGTGTTTTCCGCTTGGCGCGAAAGTTCGGTTTGCCGGTCTGGATGACACATGGCACGTGGACTGCATGCAGGGAAGTTGATACCGAACTTGATTTGCGAATCATCGATAGCCACCGTTCGTTTTCCATTGGCCAGCTTGAAATTCAGCCGTTTCCGGTGCCTCACGATGCGCGTGAGCCCGTTCAGTTTGTTTTCTCCATTGGGAAAACCCGCCTCGGCGTGTTAACCGACATTGGCGAACCAACTTTGCATGTCTGCGAGATGCTATCCGGCTGTGCTGGATTGGTTCTGGAATTCAATCATGATGCAGGTATGCTGGAACGGTCGTCTTATCCGTTATCGCTTAAGCGGCGTGTTTCGGGGCGATATGGCCACTTGGAAAATTCCGCCGCAGCCGCTTTGCTTGGCCGAATTGATTGTTCTTCCCTGCAACATCTGGTTGCCGCCCATTTGAGCGCGCGCAATAACCTGCCGGAATTAGCCATAGCTGCAGTGGCGAGGGCGTTGGGGTGTCCCGATGACTGGGTTGGTGTTGCTTCCCCGGATATTGGCTTTGATTGGCGCTGGGTAGCCTAA
- the tnpB gene encoding IS66 family insertion sequence element accessory protein TnpB, which produces MDKYTFFAIALWMLASRSRAGLSTTPLDMRAGTETILARVVSMFGEARPHHAYLFANRRANRLKVLVHDGYGIWLANRRLNQGRFCWRHGNTSVELSRSQFDALVLGLPWERLADGGVIRIVCPSPDGCPLAKGGNCKPYGRLNVSIGDDDPLGSFVFRTTGFNSIRTLAARLQYFQAISGNRLSCLPLELRLRGKSTRQSHGTPIYYVDLTVRSGVTLEDALLEAKRIDGARQAAGFDQVALEVAARQGLNNGAFEDSEDESGDVIEEFFPVAIKEERDSHKSTIVTNTSKCDVGNSLIEKLEGKQSKGKLSEIVLSQPA; this is translated from the coding sequence TTGGATAAATACACATTCTTCGCAATTGCTCTATGGATGTTAGCTAGCCGTAGTCGAGCAGGGCTATCGACCACACCGCTCGACATGCGGGCAGGGACCGAGACGATCCTGGCCAGGGTCGTCTCGATGTTTGGCGAAGCCCGGCCGCACCACGCCTATCTGTTTGCCAATCGCCGAGCTAACCGGCTCAAGGTGCTGGTCCATGATGGCTACGGCATCTGGCTAGCGAACCGTCGGCTCAATCAGGGGCGATTCTGCTGGCGACATGGCAATACGAGTGTTGAACTGTCCCGGTCGCAGTTTGATGCACTCGTCCTCGGTCTGCCCTGGGAGCGCCTGGCAGACGGCGGTGTAATCCGGATCGTTTGTCCGTCACCGGATGGCTGTCCACTGGCTAAGGGCGGAAATTGCAAACCGTATGGCCGGCTCAACGTCAGCATTGGCGATGATGATCCACTCGGTAGCTTTGTCTTCCGCACTACAGGCTTCAACAGTATCCGTACCTTGGCGGCACGACTGCAGTACTTCCAGGCCATCTCCGGGAATCGTCTCTCCTGTTTGCCGTTGGAATTGCGACTGCGCGGCAAGTCGACACGGCAGAGTCATGGGACACCGATCTATTACGTAGATCTGACGGTTCGAAGCGGTGTAACTCTTGAGGATGCCTTACTCGAGGCTAAGCGGATTGATGGAGCACGTCAGGCTGCTGGTTTTGACCAGGTGGCGCTAGAAGTGGCTGCGCGCCAAGGTCTGAACAATGGTGCCTTTGAGGACAGCGAGGATGAGTCAGGCGATGTCATTGAGGAGTTTTTCCCTGTTGCTATCAAGGAAGAGCGGGATAGTCATAAATCAACAATTGTAACAAATACAAGCAAATGCGATGTAGGAAACTCTTTGATAGAAAAGCTTGAAGGCAAGCAAAGTAAGGGTAAGTTGTCTGAAATTGTACTTAGTCAGCCAGCCTAA